One Spinacia oleracea cultivar Varoflay chromosome 4, BTI_SOV_V1, whole genome shotgun sequence DNA segment encodes these proteins:
- the LOC110784263 gene encoding probable mitochondrial-processing peptidase subunit beta, mitochondrial, whose amino-acid sequence MIFDHLHARAFQYTPQGRTIVGPAENVKSITKTHLHDVIVASGVVKDEDAVALVEFFFTKFSTDPTIVAQLVVQEPTSFTGSEVRIIDDDIELAHFTVAFIGTSYTDSMISP is encoded by the exons ATGATCTTTGATCATTTGCATGCAAGAGCTTTCCAGTACACTCCTCAGGGGAGAACCATTGTTGGACCTGCTGAGAATGTCAAGAGTATCACTAAAACTCATCTCCATGAT GTCATTGTCGCCTCTGGAGTTGTTAAAGACGAGGATGCTGTAGCGCTtgtagaatttttttttacaaagttTTCAACAGATCCAACCATCGTTGCTCAATTAGTTGTCCAGGAACCAACCTCATTCACTGGTTCGGAG GTTAGAATAATTGATGATGATATTGAGTTGGCTCACTTTACTGTTGCCTTCATTGGAACATCATACACAGATTCGATGATTTCGCCTTGA